A part of Opitutales bacterium genomic DNA contains:
- a CDS encoding inositol monophosphatase, with the protein MRKNHEKELRHRINAGRVAVEAQVSFFKDQLGRVASEWKEDNSRVTFADFAISEKVIATLRADFPKDVFCSEEANPEDEEVALDQPFAWILDPIDGTNNFAMGYPVCCIALALLFEGTPVYGIIYDMSRDLIMEGGPEFGYLEKKRKVRIDLCSKTLDHKTTIGLHFPLTAAQLGYLQPLLKTHRVRCLGSSALSTSYIANGLLDGVIDYRVKIWDIAAAYAIIMGAGARFQFFDSAIFPLTSFHVRMPATPFFAGTPYFCDYAQELLKANPV; encoded by the coding sequence ATGCGAAAGAATCATGAAAAGGAATTGCGGCACCGTATCAATGCGGGGCGCGTGGCCGTCGAAGCTCAGGTAAGTTTTTTTAAGGATCAATTGGGCCGGGTCGCGAGTGAATGGAAAGAGGATAATTCTCGGGTCACTTTCGCTGATTTTGCTATCTCTGAAAAAGTGATCGCGACACTGCGCGCTGATTTTCCTAAAGATGTCTTCTGTTCGGAAGAGGCAAATCCTGAGGATGAAGAAGTCGCTTTAGACCAACCTTTTGCGTGGATTCTTGATCCCATCGACGGCACCAACAACTTCGCGATGGGCTATCCAGTGTGCTGCATCGCCCTAGCGCTCCTCTTCGAAGGAACCCCGGTTTACGGAATCATCTATGACATGTCACGCGACTTGATTATGGAAGGAGGCCCAGAGTTCGGATACCTAGAAAAGAAGCGAAAAGTGCGCATCGATCTTTGTTCCAAAACCCTCGACCATAAGACTACGATCGGGCTACATTTCCCTTTAACCGCAGCTCAGCTGGGTTACCTACAGCCTCTTCTGAAAACTCATCGTGTTCGTTGCTTAGGTAGTTCGGCTTTGAGCACTTCGTATATCGCTAACGGATTGCTCGATGGTGTGATCGATTATCGCGTAAAAATTTGGGACATCGCTGCTGCCTATGCCATCATAATGGGGGCAGGGGCTCGTTTCCAATTTTTCGATAGTGCTATATTTCCGCTCACCTCCTTCCATGTCCGGATGCCGGCAACTCCGTTTTTTGCCGGGACTCCATATTTTTGTGACTACGCTCAGGAGCTGTTGAAGGCCAATCCTGTCTAG